A region from the Cryptosporangium arvum DSM 44712 genome encodes:
- a CDS encoding MFS transporter, producing the protein MESSRRWVVLAAGVAGMTAGCAFLYGLPYLLPRLRADGLSLTHAAVLVACPTFGLLATLVGWGALADRYGERGVIALGLGGAGLVLLGAPAVSGPVALGACLVVAGAAAGSVNAASGRLILGWFSPAERGLAMGIRQMAQPLGVAVAAVAIPVLSRAGAFTFLAAGCLGAAALVAVVVRDPARSAGVAAGPSGSPYRTPVLLRLHGAGALLVFPQFAVATFGLVFLVDSARWDAATAGRLLAVAAFGGAAARLGAGWWSDRAGSRTGPMRILAGVTAGVLALLALAGAVGAPGVAVVALVVAAVVSVSTNGLSFTAVAEYAGPGWAGRALGIHNTGQNGVAALTAPVLGAVVTHAGYPVAFASAAIAAALAVATVPTLQLRG; encoded by the coding sequence GCCGACGGCCTGTCGCTGACGCACGCCGCCGTGCTGGTGGCGTGCCCGACGTTCGGCCTGCTGGCGACGCTCGTGGGCTGGGGCGCGCTGGCCGACCGGTACGGCGAGCGCGGTGTCATCGCGCTCGGGCTCGGCGGTGCGGGGCTGGTGCTGCTGGGGGCGCCGGCCGTCTCGGGGCCGGTCGCGCTGGGCGCCTGCCTGGTCGTGGCCGGGGCCGCGGCGGGCTCGGTGAACGCGGCGAGCGGACGGTTGATCCTCGGCTGGTTCTCCCCGGCCGAGCGAGGGCTCGCGATGGGGATCCGGCAGATGGCCCAGCCGCTGGGCGTCGCGGTGGCGGCCGTCGCGATCCCGGTGCTCAGCCGGGCCGGGGCGTTCACGTTCCTGGCGGCCGGGTGTCTCGGCGCCGCGGCCCTGGTCGCGGTCGTGGTGCGTGACCCGGCGCGCTCGGCGGGGGTGGCCGCGGGGCCGAGCGGGAGCCCGTACCGCACGCCGGTGCTGTTGCGGCTGCACGGCGCCGGGGCGCTGCTGGTGTTTCCGCAGTTCGCGGTCGCGACGTTCGGGCTGGTGTTCCTGGTCGACTCGGCCCGGTGGGACGCGGCGACGGCGGGCCGGTTGCTCGCCGTGGCCGCATTCGGGGGAGCCGCGGCGCGGCTGGGGGCGGGGTGGTGGTCGGATCGGGCCGGTTCACGCACCGGTCCGATGCGCATCCTGGCCGGGGTGACCGCAGGGGTGTTGGCGCTGCTCGCCCTCGCCGGAGCCGTCGGGGCTCCGGGTGTCGCCGTCGTGGCGCTGGTGGTGGCGGCGGTCGTGTCGGTGTCGACGAACGGTCTGTCGTTCACGGCGGTGGCCGAATACGCCGGGCCGGGGTGGGCGGGCCGCGCGCTCGGTATCCACAACACCGGCCAGAACGGCGTGGCCGCGCTGACCGCCCCGGTCCTGGGCGCGGTGGTCACCCACGCCGGCTACCCGGTCGCGTTCGCCTCGGCCGCGATCGCCGCCGCCCTGGCCGTAGCCACGGTCCCCACCCTCCAACTGCGCGGCTAG